gaactcaggacctttggaagagcaggcagtgctcttaacctctgagccatctctccagccccttttccttattttaaaaatattttttatttttgaaacagtttctctatAGAGCCAGACTGGCCCAGATCCCATAGCCTTCCTGTTTCCGCCTCTGAAGACTGGGGTCataggtatatgccaccatgttGGGCACAATCTGcagacttccaaaaaaaaaaaaaaatccgattTTATGTTAGCAAAAATGTCCCCACTTCAATACAGAGACATGTATGAGTCATGTCCCTAACTCAAGGACTCAGAGGAGCTTGACCCCTAGCGTGCCACTCCTGTCTGGAATGAAATCGCCACAGGACAGACATGGTAGCTTAAAAGCTGAACCATCCCTAGTTCCTCTCAGCCAGGGGCGGCCCAGCTACCTTCATCCGCGTCCAGTCTTCCTCCGGGGTCATCTTGTCAGCGGCATCTGTGGAGTTGAGGTGCTGGCTCCGGAACTCGTCCCCCACGGCCCGCAAGTGCTTTGCAAACACCATGCTGCGCCGGGTCTGCACGAACAGGGCCGAGTGTCACCAGGCCTTCGGATGAATGAGCAGTCACGGCTTCACTATCTaccccctgccccctcctttccgcAGGCTGCCATTGGCAAGGCTCCTCAGCCCTCCCAGCTGGGTCATTTTGTGCTTCTTGCTGCCTGCACCACCGCCACCTACAGAGCCTCTGGTTAATCCCTTGACAGCAGTGGTGTCACCCATAGAGATGGGGACAGGCCCATGTGGGGCCACTTTAGGGAGCGCTCTCCCCCCAGCCAACcccagagccaggcctgcctAGGCTGCAAGGCTGGCCTGCACCATTTTCCCTTGGCCAGCAACGGCTCCAGGTCCACCCAGCTCCTAGCTTTACCCTTTGTCTGATTCAGGCTGCATTTTTCCTAAACTGAACGGAACTGGATGACTGTGTCTCTGCTGCAAACCACATGCTTCAGAGGAGCAGGGTGGCTGCTCCCAGCCTGACACCTGCTCAGCTGGCCAGTGTCCTCAAAATACCCTGGCTATACCGCTCCCCTCCAAGCAGAAATGGCTCGTGGTGTTAGGACTCGCTGCACACAATGTCCCCTTTCCCAACCAAAGGAGAAGTGGCGCAAGTGCAGCCACCCGCAGTGTGGAGAGGACACGTCAAGGGCTGCATGTCACCCGTGGCAAGACCACTATGTCTATGGCACAGAGCACTGCTCAACAGAGCACTCGAGGCTGGCCCTAACCGCGAGTCACTCCGCACCACAGCAGGCCCTGCAGTGAAAGCAGACCTCTCTCTGTGGGGTGGAGAAAGCCCACTGGGCACAGCCCAAGGTTTCAGCCAGCAAGATTGAAAGTTGCTGCTGACGGTTAGGTTTTCAGAACTGAACACACGCTGAGGCTGCTGGGAGGTACTCACGTCCCAGTactctctgcctccatagtgGTCATGAAGCAGGTTTTCGGCTCGGTCCAACATCACAGACCTGCATTTAAATAAGGAGGAAAAATGAAGATTTCAATGATTCTCAGAGTTCAAATGTTTACTCTTGCACTTTCCAAGAACACCACATGGGAAAGCCTTGGGCCCCAATGGTGCAAGTGTGTCGGGGACCCTCCCTGGGAGCATCTAGCCAGGCCTGGAGCTGTGCCCCTCCAATGGCCACACCGTCACCTCTTCATAGGCTCCCATACACACTCTCGGCCAGCCTATTATCCTCGTGGTACCCCCAAAGACGAATGCAAAAGGAAGCCACGAGTGTGTCCGGCCTCCAGCGGCCACAGCGGCCTCTCGGGGCACTGGAGGCGGACGACAGTGTAAGGATAAAGTGATTTACTGAGCAAGGTGTTTGGGATAGTGCAGACCCTGCTCTTAACCTACGGTGACAGAGCACAGACAACCCCAGGCTGGGGTCTCTCTAAGAGTCTCCTTCCAAGACACAGTCTCCTCCCACggcccaccccatccccagcctAGTCCCCCTGCTGTGGAAGTGGGCACCCCACAGACTGCTGGGGTGCAGGGAGGGGCCTGGTGAGGTGTCAGGATGGTGATAGACAAAGCCATCACAGTGAAAGGCCCAGGCACTTACCGCGCAGACGTGTTCTTTAGAAGTACAGGTGCGACAATGGAAGCGGAGCCCTGGACGGACAGGCAGGAGACATTGAGGCCCCTTGTTTCTTCATAGCCCCAAAACCAGCCTCTGGAAGACAGAGCCCAGCCTGTCTGTCAGTCCAGGAACAGACGAGGGGCGTGCATGCCCATGCCGGACTGCAGTCCCACTGGAACTGCCCCTCACTCTGAGGCTCACAGGCTAGCACTATGGACAACAGGGTTCTTGTAAGAACTAAGAGAACACCCACGAAACTCAACATTTCCCAGTCACTGacaggagacaggcaggggaggaggaggtgacagcAGTCACGGTTCAGCCAGACAGCCAGGTTCTCCAAATAACTCTTCTTCCAAGAGGACCCCCGTACGTCACGCACAGAGGGTGCTAAGTGACAGGCAGGACGTTGGGGCTAAGATCACCATTCCCATGTCATGCTCAAGTGGACATAAAAGGAgaggggagctgggcatggtacgTGACTATACATTCAGTACTCTGGAGGCTAGGACAGGAAGGGCGGAAGTCAAAAGACCTCCACTGGACACACCATCGCCTGTCTTTGAACACAGAATGGGGGAGACGTAGCTCAAGTGCTTGAGAGCCTGCTTAGCAAGCACAGGACCCTAGGTTCGACCCCAGTacctcaaaatataaagtaaaaaggGTGAGGGTATCTCAGAGAGGTGCTCTAAGGACTAACAGTATGAGGTGAGCTACAAGAGGATGTACCGGGGCTTAGGGGTGGCCTCGGGACAGTCTCTGTGAACCTTATGGGGCCTGTAGCCACAGTGCTACCTGTAATATTCATGCTTGTCCTGCGAGTAGAGGAGAGGGTCGATGCAGGGCCGCTCGTCCACCTTCTCCTCCCAGGTGCCCTCCTTCCAGCCCTCGGCGTAACCTTGCAGGACGTATACCTGGTCGATGAAGGGCCCACCAGACTCTGAAAGAGACCCCAGAGAGCGTGCCACACAACAGTGACCCCAGAGAGCGCACCATACAACAGGGACCCCAGAGAGCGTGCCACACGACAGGGGCCCCAGAGAGCGCGCCACACGACAGGGGCCCCAGAGAGCGTGCCACACAACAGGGACCCCAGAGAACGCGCTACACAACAGGGACCCCAGAGAGTGTGCCACACAACAGGAAGCACAGCTGCGTGGGGAGCTGTGCACCCCGTATGAACGACTTTCGTGATTTATGGAAGGCTTCCTTAGCCCTCAAAGGCTTGAGAAAACTTCCAAAGCAGACAGCAAGGTCAATGGCATGAGCACGTGGGCGAGGAGGACAGAAGGGAACTCACTGAGGTCTCCTTGACCTCTCTTAGTCCCCATTGGAGCAGGCCTACCTTCACCCCTCCCCCTGTTGTTGCTGTGCACTGGGCCCCCAGCATATGCTGACCCCTCGAGGCCCCCAGTATGTCCTATCATCACATCTGCTTCATCATTAGCCCCCAGTGAGCAGAGTCCCAGCAAGGTttgtgttccctttaccccattaCCACCGTCATTTTACCAGAACCACCTGCCAGATCCAAAGTACCAATGAGCGTTTGTCTGGAAGACAAGCCCAGTTATGGCAAGTCACAAAAAGGAAGTTTCTAGGTCTTCACGTTCACCCTACATGAGGCCTGCCTTCGGCGGATGGACCCGAGGCCCAAGCTAAAGCGGCTCCCCAGCGTTGATTGTACAACAAAAGCTGGGCCCAAGCACAGCTTTGTCCTGGCAGTCTCACGCCCAGGGCACAGGCACAGGCACCATCTTCCCTGTGGGCTTCCCCAGACCTACTCAAGCCAGAGGGAGGGAGGTTTGGTGGCAGCAAGGAGAATCAGCCCTATGCCTTCAGGTGCCATACAAAACAGAAGGGGCCCTGACTATACCTTTTTCACAGTGAGCAATCCACTGGCCTTGCCCCCACAGAGAGGCACGGGCAGCTTCTCCAGGCACCTGAGACTGAGGCAAAGGTCAGGCTAACTTAGCTGAGTCTGACACCCTAAAAACCCAAGCCCAGCTCTTGTTTTCCTGGACCCACAAGCAAGTTTGGGAGCTGGGCTAGGCAAAGACATATTCTAAGTATGCATTTACTGACTCCGCATCTTCAGCCTgcaagaaaaagtaagaaaaaaatatggcttGTGTTCCTGTGTTCCCAGGACTGACTATCATCAGAACATGTTTGAGAGCGATGAGATGTGGGGAGAGAACTACGTCCTGGAAAGATATCCTCCTGAGGCAGCAGTTCTGAGCAGGGGGCAGAGGTCACGGGGGAATAAAGATTTGATGTACACCACTGGTACCAGCCAGGCTCTAAATGAACCCCTTCCTTCCTGGAGCCTCCAGTGCAGCAGAAGAAAGGATTTGTCTTCCAACCAAAGCCACAATCAACTCTAAACACCTCTCTACCCAGGAAAGTTCGACACCTCTCAAAAGGTGGAAGGGGGTGAAGTCAAGTGGGAGGCCTCTTCAGAGACCCCTCCCCACCATCGTGGGCATGCTCAATTAAGATGGTCTTCCTGCTGCTTCCTCATCAGCACTCTGACCACACCTGCCATAGCGGTTCTGCCCTGCTTCCCTAGAGAAACCACTGAGGAAGCACTACAGCCTGGCTAAGTGGGAAGTGCCCGCAAGACTGAGCCAGGACGCCTGACATTGCATCAGAAAAGCCTCCCAGTCCAATGCCCACCTCACCTGCAATGAACTGCTCATACTCAATGACGGGGATGTTTTTATTGAGACTCGGAAGATCGAAAAACTCGGACCAGGGAATCCGGACCTGATGGATGTCGGGGCTCTGCCAGTGATACAGACGGCCCCACGGGGGCAGGACAAGCACCCACTCCTCGGTCTTCAGCAGTGTCTTCAGCAGCGATGCAACTCGGATATAGACATCCCTGCGGAGATTGAAGCCTTCTGGGGGGTTGACATCATACAGAAGGTACCTGAGCAGGGAGCAAGACACAGGCCTTGAGTTGGGAGGCCGATGGAAAAACTCCACAGTACACAATGATACTTGAGAAAGTCTTACAGCGATGTAGATTCTAAAACTTCAGCCTCTAACCAAACCAACCCGGGCAGGCTTCACTCACACCGTCACTGGCTTTACCTGCACCGAACCTCTGGTTTGCTCTCCAGTCTGGGGAAtaccagccacagaggaagcacaCAGTAACTTCTGTCCTACCGCTGGGGCTCAAGATGGGCCTCGGGACAGGACGCCTGAGCCGACACTGGGCCAGCCAGCGTGGCCAGAGCAGGGCTCCACCTTCGCTCCTGGACCTTCTGGTAGAGATCTCTTGGGAGCAGCTATGATCCTTACCAAGGCCAGGACGACCTTCGCCGCACAAGCTTCACCCGTCCAGTCCACGCGCGCAGCCCCGGCCCCGCTGGCTCCCGCTCCACTGCTGACCCCGTCCCAGATGCCCCGCCAAGCATGGCGTGGACACACTTACCGTCTGCGGGACGCCGCCCCAGACAGGATGTCCGCAGCCGACTGGCCAGGCCAGAACTCCTCTCCTGAAGCCGAGACTGGCCGCCAGAATGCCACGGCCAGCAGCAGGCAGACGACGCTGAGCGCCGCCATGGCCCCGGCGGCCACGCACTTCCGGCTACCGTGCTCCCTCCCActcacacccccacacccccactccGGAAGCGCGCGGGTTTACCCTGCGGAGCGCGTCTCTAGTAGCTATGGCAACGCGGAGCGGCCCTCTACGTGCACGCGCCTCACGTATTCCGGGGGAGGGTGTGGCCTGGGGCGGGGCTTCCTGTTGGCTGCCGTCTTCCCGCGCTCGCAGAGCTGCAGTTCGGCGGCCGGGCCGGGCTGGGCGGAGTGGTAGGGTCGGTATCGCTCGGTGCACAGGATGGCACGAGAGCAGGGGGAGCTCTCTTGGGTCTCACCAGGTACCTACTGAACTGCACTATGCCAGGCATTCCATTCCGGTCACCTGGTATTGTACGGTCCCGTTATACCGGGTGTGGGCGGAGCTGGCCGTAGGCACTGGTTCGGCAGGACGCTAGGTGAGCGACCCTTCGAGGCAAAGAGGACCAAGTAACTGGCCTCCAGGTCTCCTGGAGGGGTCGGAGGACGTGACGGACGTAGTGAGGTGACAGCTCTGAACTTTGCTGGAAATGCCTGTTCCTCCGTTGAGTGACTCTGTGGCTTTGCTGTTTAAGCTGCATCCCCGTAGAAGTATCCAGAACCGAGTGTGATAAGTTGAGCTTCAAATCGGAAAGTAAAACCTAAACTttgaaaggcagaggtaggaaaatgaaaacacagagactGGGAGAAAGCATTCAGAATACAATAATTACCTAATAGAGGGCTTGCGTCCAGTCATAGAAAGATCTTTAAAGTTCTGGAGTACCTCAAAAAGATGTAGATGACCCAatgcaaaaagaaagagagagtatacacacatggacacgGAAGGCTTGTTCAAGTCCTAAGATCTTGGAGAAGTGACATCAATGATAAGCTTGGGAGATACCCTTTGGTGAAGCTAGGGGACAATGGACTCCCACAAACTGCTGAAAGGAGTGGAAAGTGGCATATACCAGCCTGGAATCATCTTGACAGTTACTGTTCTGTCCTGGCTGACCCTAGCTGGAGTTGCCCCCAGAGCTGCAGTAGAGGAGGTAGTTGGGTGGGGGGTGCAGATTTCCCGGAATTATCCCAAGAGGGAGTGCCAAGTGTTGATGCTGAGCATCAATGGGGTCATCCGTTCAGGAACCTGCAGCGTGCTCCCAAGGAGAGGGTGGAGTATAGGATGGTCTTCCTGGTGTTtgggggctgggggaagggagggggcaaCTGTGGACTTCGTGTGGATCAGAGCAAGTTTCTTTCAGTGCTTTGGCTGTAGCTCGAGTGCAAGCTGGCAGAGAACGCTGCAGCCGGCCCGTCCAGAGTGATCAAGGCATCTGCTTCTGGGTCAGGACGTTGAGGAGGTGCTGGGAGTCCTACAGTTTTTCACGAAACTTAGACTACACCAGCAGTCTGTCCACATCCGTCCGTCCTTGCATTTACCCTGAAAACATGGACATATGTACATTTGCAAAAGGGGCAGTATCCCCAGCTGCCACGAGCTTCTTGGCTTAGACTGTGTTGAAAAGCAGTTGTAGACCTGACAGGAACTCTCAGCACCCCAGGACTCTCCAGCATGGCCCTTTACACTGCTGGATTGCTGGAGATTGATTGTAGGACTACAGGCTGAACCTCCTCTGTGGCTGAGGTACCTCTTGTTCAGCCCTTTAAGAATTAGCATTTCTCTCCCAGACAGAATGCCAGACCTTTGTGTAGCGGGTTGGGGGAGAGGACATAAGCGCACCCAAAGACAGGGGAGGATGTTTGCCTTCGACTCGTTCATGTAGCTTCTCAAGTGGTTCTGAGGCCGTCAAGCATAGCAAATAGTTTAGTAAATGGGCCAGGTAGTGCTTGGTGTTCTGTTGGGGTTATGCACAGCCCATTTCCTGTAATGATTTCTTGCTTGGCAGTCCACCTGTTCATGTACGTTGCTCTCCGAACGACATGCCTGTCAATTGCAGAACTCCACAGGCATCTAGTGACACACACATCCCACGCTGAACCATAGGATAAGTTTCTGCAATGACCAGCCCCCAACTCTGCAGCCAGCAGTTTCTAACcgtggtgttttgaatgagaatggaccccCTAGGCTTGGTccacagttggtggaactgtgagggattaggaggtgtggccttgttgaagaaggtgtgtcacggggcaggggagggggctttgaagtttcaaaagcctgtGCCATTCAAGTTGGCTCTAGCTCTCAACTGCTGCTTCTgcaccatgccttcctgcctgctgccacgctcCTCTGCCATGGAAGTCATGGGATCAAACCATCAGCCCCAAACGAACTCTTTCTTTCATGCGTTTCCTTGTTCATAGAGTCTtagcacagcaaaagaaaagtgacTGAGACACAGTGTATTTCCAGGACATCAGTCTTTCCTGAACTGGATTTAAACGTATGGACTTCATTTTGCTTTAAATGCTTTTCTTGTTAATTTTGTAAACTGATGTGGGCTTTTATTTCAGCTCCTAGCCTAAgaggccagaacctggaaataccCAAACCCTAGCTACCAGTAATAGCTCCACTCCGAGGTTCTCCTTCTTGGGCTTGCTCGCTGCAGAGGGACAGTCAGTCTGAGGACGAACACTGCTCTAAAGATCTGAGTTGAAGCTGTGGGATACAGTCTCCTGCAGCCTGGCACTGGTGTGTGGGGGATGACCCACATAGAAGCCAGTCTTTCTTGAGAGCCACGAAAGTGCCCCCAAACCAAGGTGTGGAGCCAGCCTGACCACAATATGTAAGCAGGACAGAGTGGCAATAGCTCTGCCTCTAACCCTGGGGATCCTGGCTCACTGCTTCCACCcaagggccattctcattcacagtGGAATCTTCAGCCCTTGCAGGGGGTGGCTCTTGGGATCTCTTGTGAAAAATAGCCCTGTACCTACAGCCTGGAGACCACGGGCCTCATGTCACCACCAACAGGCCTGAGTCCATTCatgttcctgtgcctgtgtcttCCCAGAACAGAGGAGGTGTGCAGAGGCTCTCCGTGTTGGTGTGTGCCTCCATCTCCTCTCTCCATGCTCCCAGACTCCTTTGCCTTGGAGAGTTGATTATTGTGCCCCCTGGATTAATATGCCCTTGAGAAATTTGAGTTTTCATTAAGACAAAAAGCCCAGCTGTTGCAAGGGAAACTGAGATCCTCTTTTGAATTCTTCGTCTCACAGATACATGATTTAAAATGAACCTGGAAGGAACTTGAGAATGATTTTATTGGGGTTTGAGAGGAAAATATAGGGTAGGTAAGCTAAACATATTGGCAGCTGCccgaggagggggaagggaagaggaggagagaaagctgTGCTTTCTGGAAGGTTGGCAAGCCTCTGCATGCTGGGAAGGGggttggggctagagagagagatgtgggggTTACAGGGTTTTAGGGCAAGCATGCTTAGGCTTTTGGCTGGCATTTGGAAAAGAGGTGAGGAAAAGCGAAAGCAGGTTTAGTCTGCTTAGACCCAGTCTGAACTCAGAGGTCAGCCCATTCCAAACTTTTACTGCCCAAGGCAAAGGATTGCACTAGGGACACATGGttagaaacagaaatttaaaaaaaaaaacttattaagaaaagagaaaagccgggcgatggtggcgcacgcctttaatcccagcactcgggaggcagaggcaggcggatctctgtgagttcgagacctgcctggtctacagagctagttccaggacaggctccaaagccacagagaagccctgtctcgaaaaacaaaaaaacaaaaaaaaaaaaaagaaaagagaagacactCCTGATACTGGCTAGTGAGCCAAGGAAGGACTTCACAAAGCCTTGGGCCATAGGCCTGTGCTGGCTTGTgaagcattttattatttagtgGTTGATGGGAGTGGGTctggcccattgtgggtgatgccatctctgggctggtggtcctaggttctataagaaagcaggcagagcaagctaCGAGGaccaagccaataagcagctcccctccatggcctctgcatcgtctccctccaggtccctgccgtgttcagttcctgtcctgacttccatcaATGATGACtagtgatatggaagtgtgagccaaataaaccctttcctccccagttatATACCCATAGGACACTTAGATAGCACCTGTCAGTCTGTCGGTCTCATTCGTGTCTCTCCCTTTTCTGCATTTTTCTCACACATGCTTCGTGCCTTAGATGAAGGTCAAGTGAGGAGGGGCGTCCTCTTTCGTGCTGCAGACTGGATATTTCATGTGTGAACCGTGATGGTTTCGTATCTAGTCCTTACCCCCATTGTGGGGGGACTAGAGATCATCTCAACTGAACGAACACCCTTGAggtctgggttccatcccagggCTTGCAGCAGATCCCTGGCATAGTGGAGCATGTATGTAACCCTGGCACTTTGGAGGTTGAGGCAGTAGGATCAGTAggtcaaggtcacccttggctgtacaatgagttacaggccagcctgggatacatgagaccctgtttcaaacagaaCAGAACCCACCTAAACCCTCCACACcctaaaaaaaaggaagggaggagggaaggaagaaagaaagaaacagagagagagagtgtgtgtcctGGGAAGGAATAGCTAGAAGAGGGTTCCTTTTATCCCTGTCTGCAGTAACCGCTGGTGAAGGTAATGTCTGGatgcctggagagctgggagcTCATTACCTCACCTCAGCGCTGCGACCACAAGAGGGCAAGAGAGCCCTTCTCTGGAAGCTTCCGCTGCTATTCAAGTGGAGTAGGGAAATACTTGTGGGCCTTACTGGCACTGTGGGAAGAGTGGGTGGTCAGACCAGGGCTGAGTCCAGAATTCAACTCTGTAAAAGGGGTCTAGACCACCCAAGTCTTGTCTCTAGAGAACCCCAAGAGCAGGCCTTGGCCCTCCATACAACTGGTGCCCGACCTCTAAGGCTTCCCATAAAGACAGAACTAAGAAAGGTGGGGATGCCCCCTACTCTCTCAGCCTAGCAAGTACATCTTGTAGGTCAGTCACAGGGCCACACTCAGAAATGCCCAAAGTTTTGCACGCCCCTTGGGACTCCAGGCTTCATCTGTCTCCTACAGATATCAGAAGTAGGGCAAGCACCGTGTCCCCACCCCTGAGAGAACTGAGCCCCCAGGTGGGGAACACATAGGAACAGGTCCTACAGCTGCCCCCAGAAGCAACAAGGTCCTCTTCTGGAACAGTCTGACCCCTGTGGAGGCTGGTGCTCCATAGTACAGGGATAGGGGTAGAGGTGGGGATGTGGGACTCCAGTCAGGACAAATGggaaaaagacacaaaaagaggCTGGCTGCCTGCCGTGCTCAGGGACAGACATGTGGTCATGTGGTCATGTGACCATGTTGAAGTCATGTGCACAGGCCCCCCGGAGGGACTATATGTATGAATGGATTGAGAGGTATACAGTAGGGGCCAAATTGGTAGCCACCCAAAACCAACCATAAGGAGGTAAGGGCAGAGGGGTGGGGAGGCATCTTAGAAACTTCCTTGTAACACTTTTAGAGACCACAGCACAGTTATGAAGCAGGTAAGGGTTGAGCTCTTGCCCGTGGGAGACGGAAACTTCCCCAGGCTGATGCGGGAAGCAATGGACTGGCCACGGACCAGGAGTCCAGATGTTGGGAACTGGTGTCTGGGGGCATGGACACGCACGTACCAACCCTGCTTTTCTGTTTATGGAGTCGGTTACCAGGATCCACGGGTTGAAGTTTGGGGCCTTCGTGTGGAATTCCACCCCCTCACTCATCATAACTCCATGGCAATAAAATCCTGGCTTTGTCCCTGGAAATGTGCTGGGAGGTGACCGCTTTGTGAGTCACCAGCAGGGCAGGGAGTTCCGGTTTTTGTATCTATGGCTACAGGCCATGCTCAGAAGGGTTTCTCAAAGGAGCTTGGGACTGCCTGCCAAGGGAGCCCTCAGAGATggcccagcctgctctgcagcTGAGGAGGTGCCCATGGAACTAGGCCATCAATGCCCAAGATGTCACCATGCATGGGGTTCCTTcagagtgggtgggggtggcCAAGGTAGCGTGGGATGTGGGTCTTGTGCTGCAAGTTAGGTCCTGGAGGGCTGGACTATTATTAGCAGTTATACCCATGGACCCAGGGGTTCCCCTGTACTTGGGGCTCCCCCTCATCCTGAGGGCCTCTGTGTCAGCACAGCTGGAGCAAGCTATGAGAGAGAGTTCCCCCACAGAGGAAATCTAGCCTTCCCGTGGCTACTCTCCAGGAGCTAGTATGTGGAGAACATTTTCCTAGGGAAGGTTGGAGTGGCTTAGGGCTGTGAGAATCTACCCCACAGGCCTATCTGGGATCCAAACATAGGCAAATGTCACAAAGTGCGTAAATTGCTTTATTTAAACAAGCTGCTTGCTGTGTTTGGAGGACTGGGCTCAAGGACTGTCTTCTCCCTCTCAATGGCAATGTAGAGAGATACAGTCAGGCAGGGTGGGTGGAGGCAGGGCTTCCCCAG
The nucleotide sequence above comes from Microtus pennsylvanicus isolate mMicPen1 chromosome 7, mMicPen1.hap1, whole genome shotgun sequence. Encoded proteins:
- the Pofut2 gene encoding GDP-fucose protein O-fucosyltransferase 2, with the protein product MAALSVVCLLLAVAFWRPVSASGEEFWPGQSAADILSGAASRRRYLLYDVNPPEGFNLRRDVYIRVASLLKTLLKTEEWVLVLPPWGRLYHWQSPDIHQVRIPWSEFFDLPSLNKNIPVIEYEQFIAESGGPFIDQVYVLQGYAEGWKEGTWEEKVDERPCIDPLLYSQDKHEYYRGWFWGYEETRGLNVSCLSVQGSASIVAPVLLKNTSARSVMLDRAENLLHDHYGGREYWDTRRSMVFAKHLRAVGDEFRSQHLNSTDAADKMTPEEDWTRMKVKLGSALGGPYLGVHLRRKDFIWGHREDVPSLEGAVKKIRSLMKTHQLDKVFVATDAIRKEQEELRKLLPEMVRFEPTWEELELYKDGGVAIIDQWICAHARFFIGTSVSTFSFRIHEEREILGLDPKTTYNRFCGDQEKACEQPTHWKIAY